TGGGCTTGTAAAATTTGCTGATAAAAAGCTGTCCACAAGAAAAGGAGAAGTGATTTTCTTAGAGGATTTATTAAATGAATCCATATCAAAAACCTTAGAAATTATAAATGAAAAAAATCCGGAGCTTGAGAATAAAGAGGAAGTTGCAAAAAAAGTTGGAGTAGGGGCAATGGTATTTACTTATCTCAAGAACAGCAGAGAAAAGGATATAGTTTTCGATTGGAAGGATATGCTCAGCTTTGATGGAGAAACAGGTCCTTATGTTCAATATACTTATGCAAGGGCAAAGAGTATACTTAGAAAACTAGGTAATGGAAGTGGCGAAATAGACTATTCTAAGCTAAATACTTCAGAAGAATTTGAACTTGTAAAATATATAGAAAGTTTTCAAAATGCTATTTTGGCAGCTATAGACAAATTGGAACCATCAATTTTAACAAGACACATTATAGAAATAGCAAAGGCCTTTAATAAGTTTTATAATCTCCATAAAATAGCTACTGAAGAGGATAAGGAAATTAAAAATGCAAGATTAAAGCTTGTAGAAGCAACTGCGCAGGTAATAAAAAACGGCTTAAATCTATTGGGAATAAGTGTAGTAGAGAGTATGTAAATTTATATATAAATATAATTTATGTAAAGATAATTCTATTAAAAGGAGTGTGAAAAATGGATTGGAAAAGGATGATTCCTAGTATAATATTAATAATAATATTGCTTGGAGCTTATAATCTACTTAAAGTATTTGTCTTTGATAAAATAAGACCTATAAAGTGGATTAAATGGGTAGTTCTTATATTAGCTGTACTTTTAGGTGCATTAAATGGATATGCAGCAAATACATTTGGCGAATTAAGCTGGCAGTATTATGTTTGCATGGGGTTATTTGTTATGGCATTGTTTGCCTTCTTCGATTTATTGGGATTTGGAAGAAAGTCAAAGTATTCAAAAGGTAATAAAAAAGACAATGATGTGGTTATAAGACCTAAAGCCAAACCTAACAGAGTAAAAAACAAAAATAAGGATAAATAATCAAGTAAGGAAGAAAGTTTAATTTACAAACCTTCTTCCTTTTTATTAATAAGCTTGTGCTCTTATAGTTCCACAGGCAATTTTTTTACCTGAATTACCAGAGGGTTGAGTCCTGTAATCATCAGGACTTTCATGAATAACTATAGATCTATTAATAATATCCCTGACTTTAAATTTACTTGTAAAAAAACTCATCTTAGTAATATTGTTACTATTGGAAAATAGAACTGGAAAGTCACCTGCATGATTGCCATGGGGTTGATTTGTTGGGTTCCAGTGTTCTCCAGTTTGTGGAAAAGGATTATCATTAGTACCTATATTTCCACAGGGTTTTTCATGTATGTGAAAACCAAAGGGACCTATTTGAGGATTGCTTCCCTCTGCTGGTCTATAAGGAGGTAAATTTTTTATATTTACGTATACTTCACAGCCATCAGCTACATCTCTAAAAATTACTGTACCATTTATATTTGGATATTTAGAGCCACCTTTTACATAGGCAATGGCAGCGGTAGGATGTGAAGACCTTATAAAGTTGTGATAATAAGGATTGTTATAGTAATATTCATTATCATAATTGGTATACATTAAGTATTCCTCCGTTAAAAGATTTACTATATATTATATGTGTTTATGTAAATCAATGGGAATAATTTGCTGAATAAAATAATTATTCAGCTTCTACTTGATTCTTTATTCAGAAATTTCATAGCCAGTTCTTCACGTAAGCCAGGAACATTTGTAGTTCCTTTTCCTTTTGATATTCTGTAAAACTCACATTTATAATTGATGCGGTCAAGTGCATTTTGTAAGAGAGCAATCTGTTTTTCAGTTTTTTCTTTTTGATGAATGAATAGATCATATCGCTGGTCAATTGTTGAATCTCCTTCTTCGCACCATTCAAAGAACTGTTTGATATCCTTAAGTGGCATACCTGTATTTTTTAAACATTCTATCATTTTAAGACATTCAACATCTGTATCATCGAATACCCTGATATTGCTAGAAGTTCTGCTGACAAGAGGAAGCAGCCCTTCCTTGTCGTAGTAGCGCAGGGTTGATATAGATATATTTAGCATTTCTGATATTTCTCCAATGGAATAAGTCATAAAGCACCTCCAAAAAATTTACAAAAAAGTATTGACCTAAAGTTAGGTTTAGGTATTAGAATATATCTATCATAGTATATGAAATAAGCTTATGCAAGCCTAAAGTGTATTTTAAAGAAACTGTGGGTGGTTTATTTATATGTGGTCCATGTGCGTTGTCACATGACGATTGCATAAAAATTTATGAGAGATCATACAAATAACAAGTTTTAAGGAGAGAAAAATTTATGGACAGAAAAGAACTAGAAAAGGTATCTGATTTTTCACTAGGAGAAGAAAATACAGCTTATGCACCATATTTTATTGGAAAAAGCTATTTAAGTCTTTTAAATAACAAGGAAGTAACTATTTGCAATGTTACATTTGAACCAGGGTGTCGTAATAACTGGCATATCCATCATGGCGGCGGACAGATATTAATCTGTGTCGGTGGTCATGGATGGTATCAGGAGATGGGAAAACAGTCGCAGCTTTTAAAGAGTGGAGATG
This genomic window from Clostridium pasteurianum DSM 525 = ATCC 6013 contains:
- a CDS encoding superoxide dismutase family protein yields the protein MYTNYDNEYYYNNPYYHNFIRSSHPTAAIAYVKGGSKYPNINGTVIFRDVADGCEVYVNIKNLPPYRPAEGSNPQIGPFGFHIHEKPCGNIGTNDNPFPQTGEHWNPTNQPHGNHAGDFPVLFSNSNNITKMSFFTSKFKVRDIINRSIVIHESPDDYRTQPSGNSGKKIACGTIRAQAY
- a CDS encoding MerR family transcriptional regulator → MTYSIGEISEMLNISISTLRYYDKEGLLPLVSRTSSNIRVFDDTDVECLKMIECLKNTGMPLKDIKQFFEWCEEGDSTIDQRYDLFIHQKEKTEKQIALLQNALDRINYKCEFYRISKGKGTTNVPGLREELAMKFLNKESSRS
- a CDS encoding cupin domain-containing protein, which codes for MDRKELEKVSDFSLGEENTAYAPYFIGKSYLSLLNNKEVTICNVTFEPGCRNNWHIHHGGGQILICVGGHGWYQEMGKQSQLLKSGDVVYIAPEIKHWHGAVADEAFSHLALSVPVEGNSSEWCEPVTDEEYEKLR